In Pseudoalteromonas shioyasakiensis, one DNA window encodes the following:
- a CDS encoding helix-turn-helix domain-containing protein produces MNELIEVGLSTVKQHQSLPFSIYCANDEQHIVNVPIANPLLVVVLSGSKTLIDTEEVNCDAGDFVFMANTPQVAMRNIPQNFGYIALLIEFDYTDFECLKYQAGAKKKFITGQVDSLFKMTLKQFIEWAAVTPPQLWPIRRQELLQVLFSQGFRDLGSIIEPPTLTHKVHTIIAGDLTHDWDASSIAATLAMSESTLRRKLTAEDSSFQLIKDNARLSHGLHLIQSSSQSIGSIAQQCGFSSQSRFTDKFKLLFNTTPTALRKTIMSEAG; encoded by the coding sequence ATGAATGAATTGATAGAGGTAGGTTTAAGCACAGTAAAGCAACATCAGTCTTTACCGTTTTCGATTTACTGCGCTAATGATGAACAGCATATTGTTAATGTGCCTATCGCAAACCCATTACTTGTCGTTGTGTTATCTGGCAGCAAAACGTTAATTGATACAGAAGAAGTTAACTGCGATGCAGGTGATTTTGTTTTTATGGCAAATACACCGCAGGTCGCAATGCGTAACATTCCGCAAAACTTTGGCTATATTGCTTTATTGATTGAATTTGATTACACCGACTTTGAGTGTTTGAAATATCAAGCCGGCGCAAAGAAAAAGTTTATTACAGGGCAAGTCGATTCACTGTTTAAAATGACCTTAAAACAATTTATTGAATGGGCTGCAGTAACGCCACCTCAATTATGGCCAATTAGAAGACAAGAGCTGCTGCAAGTGTTATTTTCTCAGGGTTTCAGAGACTTAGGTTCAATTATTGAGCCACCAACACTGACTCACAAAGTACATACTATCATCGCTGGTGATTTAACGCATGATTGGGATGCAAGCAGTATTGCAGCTACGTTAGCGATGAGCGAATCGACACTCAGAAGAAAGTTAACCGCAGAAGACAGTAGTTTTCAGTTAATTAAAGATAACGCGCGTTTAAGCCATGGACTACACTTGATTCAAAGTAGCTCACAGTCTATTGGCAGCATTGCACAGCAATGTGGTTTTTCGTCGCAATCTAGATTCACCGATAAGTTTAAACTTTTGTTTAATACGACTCCAACAGCCCTTCGTAAAACAATAATGAGCGAAGCAGGCTAA
- a CDS encoding DUF4262 domain-containing protein, whose product MNEQDQVALNNIEHFGCHVLKVMEGEDAPEFTYSIGINKKQKKPDLIILGLDSSLAHSMINNYKDRLLKGEVFEVGKFYSDFLEGFDVTFIYVDSSHYKEYLGYGLWLHNESNFKMLQMVWPTTKGLWPWDEGTSDYYQWAQPILNKTGIIEKVCL is encoded by the coding sequence ATGAACGAACAAGATCAGGTTGCTTTAAACAACATTGAACACTTTGGATGCCATGTATTGAAAGTTATGGAAGGGGAAGATGCGCCTGAATTTACTTATTCGATTGGTATTAATAAAAAACAGAAGAAACCGGACTTAATCATTCTAGGTTTAGATAGTTCATTGGCTCACTCAATGATTAATAACTACAAAGATAGATTGCTTAAAGGTGAGGTTTTTGAAGTAGGTAAATTTTATAGTGATTTTCTTGAAGGCTTCGATGTGACTTTCATCTATGTAGATAGTTCACATTATAAAGAATACTTAGGTTATGGCCTGTGGTTACATAATGAAAGTAATTTTAAGATGCTTCAAATGGTATGGCCAACAACAAAAGGTTTATGGCCATGGGATGAAGGTACTTCTGATTATTATCAATGGGCACAACCTATATTAAATAAGACAGGAATAATCGAAAAAGTTTGTTTGTAG
- a CDS encoding GFA family protein produces the protein MTRLLTGGCCCGEVSFKVADNFRRFFFCHCEQCRKLTGTAHAANLFTSPDAIEWVKGQHHITRFNYPGRALSRAFCKTCGSALPFESQDSKYLLVPAGSLNEEPSKELDAQIFCEEQTEWHKKGLNGKKLIGFGRD, from the coding sequence ATGACTAGATTACTTACAGGCGGATGCTGCTGCGGCGAAGTGAGTTTTAAAGTCGCTGATAACTTTAGACGTTTTTTCTTCTGTCATTGCGAACAATGCCGCAAACTGACTGGCACTGCTCACGCTGCAAATTTGTTTACCTCGCCTGATGCTATCGAATGGGTTAAAGGTCAACATCACATCACGCGGTTTAATTACCCTGGACGTGCATTGTCTAGAGCGTTTTGTAAAACCTGTGGCTCAGCGCTGCCATTTGAATCACAAGACAGTAAATATCTACTTGTACCTGCAGGCAGTTTAAATGAAGAGCCAAGTAAAGAATTAGACGCGCAAATATTCTGCGAAGAGCAAACCGAATGGCATAAAAAAGGTTTAAATGGCAAAAAACTGATTGGTTTTGGTCGCGATTAA
- a CDS encoding urocanate hydratase: MTFQEQIKQGIPSVLPEPKPYPSDANRAPKRKDILSADEKQLAIRNALRYFPKEWHKELAAEFAAELKQFGRIYMYRFKPNYELKARSISDYPAKCEQAAAIMLMIDNNLDPAVAQHPEELITYGGNGAVFQNWAQYLLTMKYLSEMEEDQTLHMYSGHPMGLFPSSVEAPRVVVTNGMMIPNYSKPDDWEKFNALGVTQYGQMTAGSFMYIGPQGIVHGTTITVMNAFRKVLEKGESPQGKVFLTAGLGGMSGAQPKAGNIANCITVCAEVNPKAAIKRHQQGWVDELIDNMPELVERVRSAQQNEEVVSIAFIGNVVDVWESFLAEDIFIHLGSDQTSLHNPWSGGYYPVDISYEESNRLIREEPEVFKEKVQATLKRHADAVNKHTAKGTYFFDYGNAFLLEASRAGGDVMAENGIDFKYPSYVQDILGPMCFDYGFGPFRWVCTSGKPEDLDKTDAIAADVLNKIMADSPEEIQQQMQDNITWIKDAKQNKLVVGSQARILYADAQGRAEIAKAFNDAINRGEIGPVVLGRDHHDVSGTDSPFRETSNIYDGSRFTADMAIHNVIGDGFRGATWVSIHNGGGVGWGEVINGGFGMLLDGSEAAERRLKSMLLFDVNNGIARRSWARNEEANFAIKREMARTPKLKVTLSNNVDDEVLSNLDF, translated from the coding sequence ATGACTTTTCAAGAACAAATTAAGCAAGGTATCCCGAGTGTATTACCCGAGCCAAAACCGTATCCAAGTGATGCAAACCGTGCTCCAAAACGTAAAGACATTTTATCGGCTGACGAAAAGCAATTAGCTATTCGTAACGCATTGCGTTATTTCCCTAAAGAATGGCACAAAGAATTAGCCGCTGAATTTGCCGCTGAGCTTAAGCAATTTGGCCGTATTTACATGTATCGCTTTAAGCCTAACTATGAACTTAAAGCGCGCTCAATCAGTGATTACCCGGCTAAATGCGAACAAGCTGCCGCTATCATGTTAATGATCGACAATAACCTTGATCCTGCAGTAGCACAGCACCCTGAAGAGCTAATCACTTACGGTGGTAACGGTGCGGTATTCCAAAACTGGGCGCAGTACTTACTAACCATGAAGTACTTAAGCGAAATGGAAGAAGACCAAACACTACACATGTACTCAGGTCACCCTATGGGGTTATTTCCATCATCAGTTGAAGCACCGCGCGTGGTTGTGACTAACGGTATGATGATCCCGAACTATTCAAAGCCGGATGACTGGGAAAAATTCAATGCGTTGGGTGTAACTCAATACGGTCAAATGACTGCGGGTTCATTTATGTACATTGGCCCACAAGGTATCGTGCACGGTACAACTATTACGGTAATGAATGCATTCCGTAAAGTGCTCGAAAAAGGCGAATCACCACAAGGTAAGGTCTTCTTAACTGCTGGTTTAGGTGGTATGAGTGGTGCTCAGCCTAAAGCGGGTAACATTGCTAACTGTATTACCGTATGTGCCGAGGTTAACCCTAAGGCGGCTATTAAGCGTCACCAACAAGGTTGGGTTGATGAGCTAATCGATAATATGCCAGAGCTTGTTGAGCGTGTACGTTCTGCTCAGCAAAATGAAGAAGTGGTTTCGATTGCCTTTATTGGTAACGTGGTTGATGTATGGGAAAGCTTCTTAGCAGAAGATATTTTCATTCACTTAGGTTCAGACCAAACTTCACTTCATAACCCATGGTCAGGCGGTTACTACCCGGTTGATATCAGCTATGAAGAGTCAAATCGTTTAATTCGTGAAGAGCCAGAAGTATTTAAAGAAAAAGTACAAGCGACGCTTAAGCGTCACGCCGATGCTGTAAACAAGCACACGGCAAAAGGTACTTACTTTTTTGATTACGGCAATGCGTTCTTGCTTGAAGCATCACGCGCTGGTGGCGATGTAATGGCTGAAAACGGTATTGATTTTAAATACCCGTCGTACGTACAAGATATTCTTGGCCCAATGTGTTTTGACTACGGTTTTGGCCCGTTCCGCTGGGTATGTACGTCAGGTAAACCTGAAGATCTTGATAAAACAGATGCGATTGCTGCAGACGTTTTAAATAAAATCATGGCGGACTCGCCTGAAGAGATCCAACAGCAAATGCAAGACAACATCACGTGGATCAAAGATGCGAAGCAGAACAAACTAGTTGTTGGTTCGCAAGCTCGTATCCTTTATGCAGACGCACAAGGCCGCGCTGAAATCGCTAAAGCGTTTAATGATGCCATTAATCGTGGCGAAATTGGTCCGGTTGTACTTGGGCGTGACCACCATGACGTAAGTGGTACAGATTCACCTTTCCGTGAAACATCAAACATCTATGATGGTAGCCGCTTCACAGCAGACATGGCGATTCACAATGTAATTGGTGATGGTTTCCGTGGTGCTACTTGGGTATCTATTCACAATGGTGGCGGTGTAGGCTGGGGCGAAGTGATCAACGGTGGTTTTGGTATGCTACTAGATGGTAGTGAAGCTGCCGAGCGTCGTTTGAAATCTATGCTATTATTTGATGTAAACAACGGTATTGCTCGTCGTAGTTGGGCGCGTAACGAAGAAGCTAATTTTGCGATTAAACGTGAAATGGCTCGTACCCCTAAACTTAAAGTGACCTTGTCTAATAACGTTGATGATGAGGTTTTATCAAACTTAGATTTCTAA
- the hutH gene encoding histidine ammonia-lyase gives MTFKYGVDQLTLDSVNAIAAGTLQAELCQEAIDKINKSRQNVDKMAASDKAIYGINTGFGPLCDTQISPEETNLLQKNLLITHAVGVGEPIAKPISKLMLITKVHALSQGFSGIRLTVVERMLKFIELDIIPVVPEQGSVGASGDLAPLSHLFLPLLGEGEFWVNDTIKPAADVLKEHGLAPLDLHAKEGLALINGTQFILSHAITALTKMRYLLDLADIAGAMSIEGMQGSESPFREELHAIRAFKGNVEVAARMRSFFSGSENMASHTDCDRVQDPYSLRCIPQVHGASRNAYNHLKELAETEMNSVTDNPIVISEEEAISGGGFHGQPLAMVLDYASIAAAELGNIADRRCYLLLEGLHGLPRLLTTSGGLNSGMMIPQYVTAALVTENKSLCFPPSADSVPTSMGQEDHVSMGSISGRKLNQILGNLDKIFAIELMYAAQAIEFRRPNKCSDIIEENFALIRSKVTKLEEDRLLKPDIDAMVELVKSQAFKVN, from the coding sequence ATGACATTTAAGTATGGTGTTGACCAATTAACGTTAGACAGCGTTAATGCTATTGCAGCCGGTACGTTACAGGCAGAGCTTTGCCAAGAAGCAATTGATAAAATTAATAAAAGCCGCCAAAACGTAGACAAAATGGCTGCCTCAGATAAAGCCATTTATGGTATCAATACGGGCTTTGGCCCATTGTGTGATACACAAATTTCTCCAGAAGAAACCAACTTATTACAAAAGAACTTATTGATCACACACGCTGTTGGTGTGGGTGAGCCAATCGCTAAACCTATTTCAAAGCTGATGCTAATCACCAAAGTACATGCATTAAGCCAAGGTTTTTCAGGTATTCGTTTAACTGTTGTTGAGCGTATGCTTAAGTTTATTGAACTTGATATTATCCCTGTTGTACCAGAGCAAGGCTCAGTTGGCGCATCGGGCGACTTAGCACCGTTATCACATTTATTCTTGCCTCTTTTAGGTGAAGGTGAGTTTTGGGTTAACGACACAATCAAGCCAGCAGCAGACGTATTAAAAGAGCACGGTTTAGCGCCTTTAGATTTACATGCAAAAGAAGGCCTAGCATTAATTAACGGTACTCAGTTTATTTTATCGCATGCCATTACTGCGCTTACTAAAATGCGTTACTTATTAGACCTTGCTGATATCGCAGGTGCTATGAGTATTGAAGGTATGCAAGGTAGCGAATCACCGTTCCGTGAAGAATTACACGCAATTCGTGCTTTTAAAGGTAACGTTGAAGTTGCAGCGCGCATGCGTAGCTTTTTTTCAGGCTCTGAAAACATGGCTTCACATACTGATTGTGACCGTGTTCAAGACCCTTACTCACTGCGTTGTATTCCACAAGTTCATGGTGCATCACGTAACGCGTATAACCATTTAAAAGAGCTTGCTGAAACAGAAATGAACTCTGTAACAGATAACCCAATTGTGATCAGCGAAGAAGAAGCCATTTCAGGCGGTGGTTTCCACGGCCAACCACTTGCTATGGTATTAGATTACGCATCAATCGCAGCGGCAGAGCTAGGTAACATTGCTGATCGTCGTTGTTACTTACTGCTTGAGGGCTTACACGGCTTACCACGTTTATTAACAACATCGGGTGGCTTAAACTCTGGCATGATGATCCCGCAATATGTGACTGCGGCATTGGTAACAGAAAATAAATCATTGTGTTTCCCGCCATCAGCAGACAGCGTACCAACATCAATGGGCCAAGAAGATCACGTATCTATGGGTAGTATTTCTGGTCGTAAGTTAAACCAGATTTTAGGTAACCTTGATAAAATCTTTGCTATTGAGTTGATGTATGCAGCGCAAGCAATCGAATTTAGACGTCCTAACAAGTGTTCTGACATCATTGAAGAAAACTTTGCGCTAATTCGTAGCAAAGTTACCAAACTAGAAGAAGACCGCTTACTTAAGCCAGACATCGACGCTATGGTAGAACTTGTTAAATCGCAAGCGTTTAAAGTTAACTAA
- a CDS encoding LysR family transcriptional regulator yields MQVHDVDLRLLRVFVAIVECGGLSAAESRLNIGRSTISAHLSDLEVRLGIKLCKRGRSGFEITDAGAITYQASIELLQQCEAFANTVASSKNELSGRLSIAMIDTMVSDPRCAIPRAIARLKGKGKNIQFDINVCEAREVETSVANGRSLVGIGVSRHHIRGLDYTPLHNETNFLYCAVGHPLFECEDKQINELIKEAEVITSNYMRDKESRNDGLNYQNSAVAYHDEGIAHLILSGEFIGYLPDHYAQFWVDKGIFKAIQPSKYHYDIPVVLITSKTNASSPLANAMLDEIKRCYAV; encoded by the coding sequence ATGCAAGTTCATGACGTAGACCTGCGCTTATTGCGCGTTTTTGTAGCAATTGTTGAGTGTGGCGGGCTTTCAGCCGCAGAGTCACGTTTGAATATTGGCCGCTCAACCATCAGTGCGCATTTATCAGACTTAGAAGTAAGGCTTGGTATTAAATTATGCAAACGTGGCCGCAGTGGTTTTGAAATTACAGACGCTGGCGCCATCACATATCAGGCATCGATTGAACTGCTTCAGCAATGCGAAGCCTTTGCTAATACCGTAGCAAGCTCTAAAAACGAGTTATCGGGGCGTTTAAGTATTGCCATGATAGATACCATGGTTAGTGACCCTCGTTGTGCCATTCCCCGCGCGATAGCAAGGTTAAAAGGCAAAGGTAAAAACATTCAGTTCGATATTAACGTGTGCGAGGCACGAGAGGTAGAAACATCAGTAGCCAATGGCCGCTCGTTGGTGGGGATTGGTGTTAGCCGCCATCATATTCGCGGATTAGATTACACCCCCCTACACAACGAAACTAACTTTTTGTATTGCGCAGTCGGTCACCCATTATTTGAGTGTGAAGACAAACAGATAAATGAGCTCATTAAAGAAGCCGAAGTTATTACCAGTAACTACATGCGCGATAAAGAAAGCCGAAACGACGGTTTAAACTACCAAAACAGTGCTGTTGCTTATCACGATGAAGGTATCGCACATTTAATTTTATCGGGTGAATTTATTGGTTATTTACCCGATCACTACGCACAGTTCTGGGTTGATAAAGGTATTTTTAAAGCTATTCAACCGAGTAAATATCACTACGATATTCCAGTGGTCTTGATCACCTCAAAAACAAATGCCAGCTCGCCTTTAGCAAATGCTATGCTTGACGAAATTAAGCGCTGTTACGCGGTCTAG
- a CDS encoding DoxX-like family protein, which produces MKHLTTIQIARFIISFSWLYHGLMPKLIHIAPLELKMTASFGFNAEISTLITRAAGIGEIIFAVLFFIFYRSILINILNIAALVGLMLFVAVLQPALLIEAFNPVTTNLAVIAFSLVLINEQKALNKNTRPRNSA; this is translated from the coding sequence ATGAAGCATTTAACTACGATTCAAATCGCTCGATTTATTATCAGCTTTAGTTGGCTTTATCATGGGCTGATGCCAAAACTTATTCACATTGCCCCCCTTGAACTAAAAATGACGGCAAGTTTTGGTTTTAATGCTGAAATCTCAACGCTTATTACCCGAGCAGCTGGCATAGGTGAAATTATATTTGCTGTGCTGTTTTTTATCTTCTACCGTTCAATCTTAATCAATATTCTCAATATAGCTGCTTTAGTTGGGCTAATGCTGTTTGTTGCTGTTTTACAGCCCGCACTTTTAATCGAAGCGTTTAATCCTGTGACTACAAACCTTGCAGTTATCGCGTTTAGTCTAGTGCTTATAAATGAGCAAAAAGCTTTAAACAAAAACACTAGACCGCGTAACAGCGCTTAA
- a CDS encoding DUF805 domain-containing protein, producing MSENVYQAPESNLASASTETTTLSIKEILFSFKGRIPRKTYWYSVLGMILASFVLMFLVALLTGGNESAISVIMLILYIPLIWISLAIQVKRWHDRNKSGWWVLIGFVPLIGPIWALIENGFLAGDEAENRFGQPTSL from the coding sequence GTGTCAGAAAACGTATATCAAGCCCCAGAATCAAACCTTGCTTCAGCATCAACAGAAACAACCACTTTAAGCATCAAAGAAATTTTGTTTTCTTTTAAAGGTCGTATTCCTCGTAAGACTTATTGGTATTCAGTATTAGGTATGATCTTAGCCTCATTTGTTCTTATGTTTTTAGTAGCATTATTAACAGGTGGTAATGAGTCAGCTATTTCTGTAATCATGCTTATTCTTTATATTCCGCTAATATGGATTTCGCTTGCGATTCAAGTGAAACGCTGGCACGACCGTAATAAATCAGGTTGGTGGGTATTAATTGGTTTTGTGCCATTAATTGGTCCTATCTGGGCGTTAATCGAAAATGGCTTTTTAGCAGGTGATGAAGCTGAGAACCGTTTCGGTCAACCTACTAGCTTATAA
- a CDS encoding DUF4240 domain-containing protein, translated as MSVLSESDFWQLVTAEDKTAEPESVCNALKAKLTDLSDQQLMEFDKQFNLRMRKAYTWDLFGAAYVMAGCNDDYGFSEFLCWLISRGEQAFLKALENPDSIAECTPVYHLNEQPYPYLDEYDLIAGMLYEERNDDELPFVPSGLEQPKGKRFKDKAKFLKQTYPNLYAKYWQQPS; from the coding sequence ATGAGTGTTTTAAGCGAAAGTGATTTTTGGCAACTCGTGACCGCCGAAGATAAAACTGCCGAGCCTGAGTCTGTTTGTAATGCATTAAAAGCAAAGCTGACTGATTTATCTGACCAGCAGCTGATGGAGTTTGATAAGCAGTTTAACCTACGTATGCGCAAAGCCTATACCTGGGACTTATTTGGTGCCGCTTATGTAATGGCCGGTTGTAACGATGATTATGGTTTTTCTGAGTTTTTATGTTGGCTTATTTCACGTGGTGAACAGGCTTTTTTAAAGGCGCTTGAAAACCCAGACTCAATTGCCGAGTGTACGCCAGTTTATCATTTAAACGAACAGCCTTACCCGTATTTAGATGAGTACGATTTAATTGCCGGTATGCTTTACGAAGAACGTAATGATGATGAATTACCTTTTGTGCCATCAGGGCTTGAGCAACCAAAAGGTAAACGCTTTAAAGATAAAGCTAAGTTTTTAAAACAAACCTACCCAAATTTATACGCCAAATATTGGCAACAACCGAGTTAA
- a CDS encoding YwbE family protein, whose translation MAVPTRSQISIGCEVNIVLKQDQRTGQLTQGVVSRILTKSPNHPHGIKVQLDDGQVGRVKEILS comes from the coding sequence ATGGCAGTGCCTACGCGTTCACAAATTTCAATTGGCTGCGAAGTCAACATTGTTTTAAAACAAGATCAACGAACAGGTCAGTTAACTCAAGGTGTGGTGTCACGTATTTTAACTAAATCACCGAATCACCCACATGGTATTAAAGTTCAACTTGATGATGGTCAAGTAGGGCGTGTGAAAGAGATTTTATCATGA
- a CDS encoding ion transporter encodes MLSQLQQLFQRIDKSKIFQSFVIAVIVISALTVGAHTYSLHPTAELALHWMDLGITVFFLVELVIRFIASRGFKDFFTKGWNIFDFIIVLGSLYPAAGSTIFIARLLRIFRVLRLVSMIPELRLLVNSLLKAIPQMGYIALLMFVIFYIYAAMGSMLFADINPVLWGDVSISMLTLFRIATFEDWTDVMYETMAVYELSWIFYLTFIFLTAFVFLNMMVGAILEVMSEEHRNAREEQTSDADMPATKGQIAQLQAEMAELKQLLKEKQ; translated from the coding sequence ATGTTGTCGCAGTTACAACAGCTGTTTCAGCGTATCGATAAAAGTAAAATTTTTCAATCATTTGTTATTGCTGTCATTGTTATTTCAGCGCTAACAGTGGGTGCACACACCTACTCTTTACATCCAACTGCTGAGCTTGCCTTACATTGGATGGACTTAGGTATCACCGTTTTCTTTTTAGTTGAACTGGTGATCCGCTTTATCGCAAGCCGTGGTTTTAAAGACTTTTTCACCAAAGGCTGGAATATCTTCGATTTTATAATCGTGTTGGGTAGCCTTTACCCCGCTGCTGGCTCTACGATTTTTATCGCTCGATTACTGCGTATTTTCCGCGTGTTACGACTTGTATCTATGATCCCAGAGCTAAGACTACTGGTTAACTCGCTTTTAAAAGCCATTCCACAAATGGGCTATATCGCCCTGCTCATGTTCGTGATCTTCTATATTTATGCCGCCATGGGTAGCATGCTGTTTGCTGATATAAACCCTGTACTGTGGGGCGATGTGTCTATTTCTATGCTCACATTATTTAGGATTGCCACGTTTGAGGATTGGACCGATGTTATGTATGAAACTATGGCTGTGTATGAACTCAGCTGGATTTTCTACCTAACGTTCATCTTCTTAACAGCCTTTGTATTTTTAAACATGATGGTTGGTGCAATTTTAGAAGTTATGTCTGAGGAGCACCGTAACGCCCGTGAAGAGCAAACATCTGATGCCGACATGCCAGCAACCAAAGGGCAAATTGCTCAGCTGCAAGCTGAAATGGCTGAACTCAAACAACTATTGAAAGAAAAGCAGTAA
- a CDS encoding VOC family protein, with amino-acid sequence MNLNQVTLPVKDMNEAVAFYLKLGMIQIVDTPHYARFQCPDGDATFSLSLETDNYNNHAVIYFEHEQLDELYASLVEKGISFEQPPTPQRYLWTEAILKDPSGNKIKLYWAGENRLNPPWKVEKRG; translated from the coding sequence ATGAATCTCAATCAGGTGACGTTACCTGTAAAGGATATGAATGAAGCGGTGGCTTTTTACTTAAAGCTGGGAATGATTCAGATTGTGGATACCCCGCATTACGCACGCTTTCAATGCCCAGATGGTGATGCCACATTTTCGCTGTCATTAGAAACCGATAATTATAATAATCATGCGGTAATTTACTTTGAACATGAGCAGCTCGATGAGCTCTACGCAAGCCTTGTTGAAAAAGGTATTAGCTTTGAACAGCCGCCTACCCCCCAACGTTATTTATGGACGGAAGCAATTCTAAAAGATCCATCAGGAAATAAAATTAAATTATATTGGGCCGGAGAAAACCGCTTAAACCCGCCATGGAAGGTAGAAAAAAGAGGGTAA
- a CDS encoding GNAT family N-acetyltransferase: MEIHSVNAEDYPELLAVWENSVRATHDFITEDDIAFFKPIIIEQAFPSVTLKCIKDEHQVILGFIGVHECKIEMLFILNAAMGMGIGKTLLNYAVEQLAANKVDVNEQNPLAVGFYQHLGFKVASRSPLDDMGKPFPILHMEFV; the protein is encoded by the coding sequence ATGGAAATACATAGTGTGAACGCTGAAGATTACCCAGAGCTACTCGCTGTATGGGAAAACTCAGTTCGAGCAACCCATGATTTTATAACTGAAGACGACATAGCCTTTTTTAAGCCAATCATCATTGAGCAAGCGTTTCCTAGTGTTACTTTAAAGTGCATTAAGGATGAGCATCAGGTAATTTTAGGCTTTATTGGCGTACATGAGTGCAAAATAGAAATGTTGTTTATTTTAAATGCCGCAATGGGGATGGGGATAGGTAAAACACTCTTGAACTATGCGGTTGAGCAATTAGCAGCCAACAAAGTGGATGTTAATGAGCAAAACCCACTTGCAGTTGGGTTTTATCAGCATTTGGGCTTTAAAGTTGCCTCACGCTCGCCATTAGATGATATGGGTAAACCATTTCCAATATTGCATATGGAGTTCGTGTAG